The Fodinibius saliphilus genome segment TATCCTGCTTCCCACTACGTAACCACCGAAGATCGGCTTAATGAAGCCATAGATCAGATTCGCGATGAGTTAAACTGGCGCATAGGGACTCTTAATGATGAAGGTAAGTACCTGGAAGCCAAGCGCCTTGAACAGCGAACCCTCTTTGATATTGAGATGATGCAAGAGATCGGCTACTGTTCCGGTATTGAAAACTACTCACGCTATCTCAGTAACCGTAAGCCGGGCGAACGCCCCTACTGCCTGTTCGACTACTTCCCTGATGACTTTATGCTCGTAGTGGACGAAAGTCACCAAACCGTGCCCCAAATATCTGCCATGTATGGCGGTGACCGCTCAAGAAAAGTAGAGTTGGTTGAAAATGGTTTTCGTTTGCCTTCAGCTATGGACAACCGGCCGCTTACTTTTGAGGAATGGGAAAGTGTAATAAACCAAGCGATATTTGTAAGTGCTACCCCCAGCGATTACGAATTGGAAAAAAGCGGGGGAGTCTTTGTAGAACAGATTGTACGACCAACCGGCCTGATGGAACCAGAAATTGAAGTACGTCCGGTAGATAACCAGATCGATGATTTGCTGGAAGAGATTCAAAAGCGAATTGCCGATGGAGACCGCGTGCTCTGTATTACGCTTACCAAACGACTGAGCGAAGAGCTCAGTGAGTATCTTAAAAGTGTAGGGATTTCCGCAGCCTATATGCACAGCGAACTCAATGCCATGGAGCGGGTAGAAGTACTTTTCAAATTCCGTCGTGGCGACTTTGACGTGCTTGTAGGTATTAATTTGCTACGAGAGGGAATCGATATTCCGGAGCTCAGCTTAGTGGCGATTCTCGATGCAGATAAGGAAGGTTTTCTGCGTTCCGAAACCTCACTATTCCAGATCATCGGTCGTGCAGCTCGTAACGTCGAAGGTAAAGCCATCATGTATGCTGATAAAATTACCGACAGCATGCAAACGGTGATCGACGAAACCGAACGGCGTCGTAAGATACAGAAAGAATACAACGAAGAGCACGGTATCACGCCAAAAACCATCGAAAAAGAGCTTAAACCACTTGTTGATCCGGCATTGATTTCCAACAAGAGTTTTGACCTGAAAGATACCGGTGATGGAGAAGACGAGGATGCTCTTGAGGTGGTAAAGGTGGCCGAGGAGGGCATCAAATACAAAGCCAACCCAGCCATGAAAGAAGTAACGTTCGATAACAAAGAAGAGTTCATGGAATATCTGCAAGAGACCATGTATAATGCAGCTCAGAACATGGAGTTCGAAGAAGCGGCGCGCATCCGGGATCAAATCGAACAACTAAAAGAGGAACTGTAACATAGTTAACAATTATTGGTTAATAGGAAGAATCCGAATAACCAATAGCGAATAACCAATAGCTAAAAATGAGTACACTAGCGTATCTAAAAAGCTTTTTTAAAGATAAAGATGTAGCCTCGGTAACGCCTACATCTCGATTTTGCGTACGAAAGGTGTGTCGGCCCATCGATTTTTCTAAAGACATTACCATAGTTGAATACGGTGCCGGCGCTGGGGTGTTTTCGCGTTACCTGCTGCAGCATATGACAAACGATTCCCATCTTTACCTCTTTGAAACCAATGAAATCCTGTTCGAAAAACTGCAGCAGATTAACGATTCGCGTGTTACCAGTTACGACCAAAGCGTAGAATTTGCAAACCAACTGTTGCCCAAAGATATCGTTGGGACAGTCGATTTTATTATTTCCGGTATCCCCTTTTCTTTTTTGGATCCGGATACGAAATCATCAGTGCTGAACCAGAGTTACCAGTTGTTGCGCGTCGGTGGAGAGTTCTTGGCCTACCAAACATCAGGCCATCTTAAAGATCCCCTGGAAGAGACCTTTGGTAATGTATCCACCAGGTGGGAGTGGCGCAATATCCCGCCCATGACGGTCTATAGAGCAGAAAAGAGATAAAAAAGTAGCATTTTCTGTTCGTAACGTTCTGTGTTATTTCTGTCTGTTACGTTTGTGCTATACTCCTTACGGTACGGAGCATTGTAAGGCGTACAGCTCGTTTCAAGTTTACCAGATATCCGATAAACATAAAAAAGCCATTCCACCCATACAGATAGAATGGCCCTATAAAGTAGAATAATTCAAAAAAGAGAAATCAACGCAGGATTATTACTCTTCTTCTGAAGAGTTTTCATTGTTTTCAGCAGCTTTTTGCTCTGCTTCTCGGTTGAGTTTCCTAACGGTTTCCTGGTTTTGATCTTTCTCTTTAATACGAGCCGACTTACCTCTTCGGTCACGCAGGTAATAAAGCTTAGAACGCTTAATATCACCCTGTTTCTTAAGTTCTATTTTTGATACAAAAGGAGAGTACAGTGGAAAAATACGTTCCACACCAATATTGCCGGCAGAGATCTTACGTACCATAAATGTCTGGTTTGCACCTGATCCGCGACGTGAGATAACGAGTCCTTCAAACTTCTGGATTCGTTCTTTATCGCCTTCGCGAACTTTATAATGAACATTCACGGTATCGCCGGTTTTAAACTCGGGATACTCATCCTTAATTAGTGTCTGTTCTGCTAGTTTTAACTTATCCATGATTAATCCTTACTACTGTTCGTTTCGAAATTTTTTGTAAATATCAGGACGTACTTTCTTTGTACGCTCAAGCGACTGTTCAAATCGCCATTCTTTCACTTTTTGATGATCACCAGAACGCAAAACTTTTGGCACTTCCATCCCTTCAAAGTCAGCGGGACGAGTATAAACAGGCCCTTCCAGCAAATCATTTTGAAAAGAGTCTGTCAATGCACTTTCGGAATCACCCAATGCTCCGGGTAACAACCGCACGATGGCATCAACCATTGCTAAAGCCGGCAGTTCTCCGCCGGAAAGTACAAAATCGCCAATGGTATACGTTTTGGTGATTAGTGTGTCAATAACACGCTGATCTACACCTTTATAATGGCCGCACAAGAACATTAGATTTTTGCATATGGAAAGTTTATTTGCACTTTCCTGTACAAAAGGATCCCCATTCGGAGCCGTAAAGATGATTTCATCGTACTCCCGCTGGCTCTGTAAATGCTTGACACAAGAGAATATCGGCTGTGGTGTTAACACCATGCCTGCGCCTCCGCCATAGGGGTAGTCATCAACCTTATTGTGTTTGTCCTCGGAATAGTCCCGCAAGTCATGAGTATGGATTTCAACCAAATCATTTTCCTGTGCATTAGCTACAATACTATGTTGTAGCGGACTTTCCAGGAGCTGTGGTACAGCTGATATTATATCAATGCGCATCATTTATAAACCTCTCAGTTGGTCCAGATTTTTGCATTGGATGTTCTCTGATTCCACATCAATATCAACAACATATTCGTCCACAAAAGGGACCAGCAGTTGTTCCTGTTCTGCGGTTTCTATTTCGAGAATCGGATGTGCCGGGTTTTCCAACAACGCTTTTACGGTACCGATGACTTCTCCATCTTCTAATATATCAAAAGATGTGAGGCTTAACGGTAAATCATCCGAATCCAGCAGGCTTTCAACGATTTCGCGGTCTGCATAGACCGTGAAATTTTTCAGTTGTTCTGCCTGCGTGCGATCAGTTACGTGTTCAAATTTAACAAAGAACGAAAGCCGGTTATTTTTTTCTTGCACCCGTACCGACTCAACTCGGGCAGGGACCAAGGCCCCCTTGGTATTTGCTATATGTACCAAGTCAAGAGCATCAAAAAGGGTTGGCGCGTACATGTCAGGGATGATTAATACATCGCCCTTTACGCCATGAGATCGAGAAATATACCCGATCTGTTTGTACTGGTTTTCTATTGGTTCCAGCATAAGCTACCAGTTGTTAAACACCGGTATGGCTTTTTAACTATTTTCTTTCTTATCATCTAAAGCACGCTGAACGGTTACGCGATCTTCATCGTCGGTAACAAAGCCTTCGAGCTCATCAAGAGGAGTGTTTTCGATATGTTCGATAGCTTCTTTAGCTAACATATCGCTAGAGGTTTTAGCTTCAGAATCTTCATCCGAATCATTGTCCTCGTCTTCTTCCTCATCATCAGAAGCCTCAACTTCTTCCTCAGCGTCATCATCAGTTTTGTCTTCCTCTTCAGTTTCAGCAGCAGCTTCTTCAGTATCATCTTCTTTGTCTTCATCGGCTGTATCTTCTTGAGTTTCAACCTCTTCAGACTCTTCCTGTTCAGCAGCTTCTTGAGTTTCTTCTGTTTCAGCTTCTTCAGCCTTATCTTCTTCTGCTTCAACTTCCTCATCAGCCTCATCTTCCTCTTCTTCAGCAGCAAGAGCTTCTTGCTTTGCTTTCTCTCGGGCAGCTTCTTCAGCTTTCTTCTTAAGCTGCTTTTGGAATTCTTTTTCTTCGGCATCGAGCAGTGCTTGTTGGCGCTCTTTGCGTGTAGGAACATCTTCTTCCTTTTCTTCACGCTTTTCACGCCATTCAGTGAGTGCTTCTTCAATCTCTTCTTCAGACTTCCCCCAACGGAGTAAGTGCATTTCGTACATAATCCCTTGGTTCTTAAAAATGGACCGTACGGTATCACTTGGTTGAGCACCCTTTTTTAGCCAGTGGATTGCTCGTTCTCTGTTCAGTGTAAGCTGATTTTTGGGTGTTACATTATCAAAGCGACCTAAATCTTCAATAATTCGACCATCTCTGGGTTTACGGTTATCCGCAACAACAATGTGATGGATAGGTCGCTTTTTTCGACCTCTACGTTGTAATCTTATTCTTAACAATGGATTATCTCCTTAATTTAACTTTAATTTGCGTTGATTTTTCTATAGAGGATAATGTCGGAATCTTGCGCAATATATCAGTGATGCTGGGCTGGGCTAAACAGCGGTCAACATCAGCTTGGTTATCCAAATGGTAAATTTCCTTTCATTCCTTTCATGCCCTGCATCATCTGGCCGATTTTACCCATGCCAGAGAAGGACTTCATCATTTTCTTCATCTGCTGAAACTGCTTTAGCAGATCATTAATATCTGAGACGCGTGTTCCCGAACCTTTGGCGATACGCCGTTTCCGGGTAGCATTTAAAATTTCCGGATTGTGTTTCTCCTCCGGAGTCATCGAGCAGATAATGGCCTCGATGGGTTTAAAAGAGTCTTCATCAAGTTCAGCATCGGCATCTTGTAAAGCTTTACCGGCACCCGGAATCATTCCAACCAGGTCTGAGATATTACCCATGCCTTTTACTTGTTGTAACTGTTGATAAAAGTCATCCAGATCAAAACTGTCAGACTTAATCTTCTTTTGTAGCTTCTGTGCTTCTTTTTCATCAAACTCTTTCTGGGCTTTCTCAACAAGAGAAACCACATCCCCCATCCCCAAGATTCGTTGAGACATCCGTTCTGGGTAAAATGGAGAAAGAGCATCAAGCTTTTCGCCGGTACTTACAAACTTGATCGGTTTTTGGACCACATTCTTAATTGAAAGGGCCGCCCCGCCGCGGGTATCACCATCAAGCTTTGTTAAAACGACACCATCATAATTGATGGTGTCATTAAATTCTTTGGCTGTGTTAACAGCATCCTGTCCGGTCATGGAATCAACAATAAACAATGTTTCATCGGGCTGGACAGCTTCTTTAATCTCAGCTACTTCGTTCATCATCTTTTCATCAACATGCATACGCCCTGCTGTATCAATAATAACAGTATCGAGCGCTAGGCTCTTCGCCATCGATACCGCTTCTTTTGCAACACGTACGGCATCTTTCTGGTCGATAGAATATACCGGGGTATCTATAGTGTTGGCCAGCGTTTTAAGCTGATCTATAGCAGCCGGACGATAAACGTCAGCTGCTGCTAAAATAGGATTCCGGTTATTTTCTTCTTTCAGGTACTTTGCAAGTTTGGCACTAAAGGTTGTTTTACCAGAGCCTTGTAGGCCGGCAATCAAAATAACAGTAGGAGGCGTATGAGCAACTGATAAATCTACGCGTTCCTGTCCAAGAATTTGAGTCAGCTCATCATGTACTACTTTGGTAAACTGCTGACCCGGGTTGACGGCTGAAAGCACGTCTTCGCCCATAGCTCGTTCTTTAATATCGTTCGTGAACTGCTTAGCAACTTCGTAGTTAACATCCGCATCAAGCAGGGCACGACGTATTTCTCTCACCGTCTCCGCAATGTTGACGTCGGTAATCTTAGATTCCCCTTTCAGCTTCTGAAAGGCATCATCCAGTTTTGATGAGAGATCCTGAAACATGAGTGAATGTATATTCTATAGAGTTAATGCTAATAATTGCATGGCCGGTACAGTACCGGAACAAAGTCTCGCAAAATAAGGACATTTTATTGGGTTATCAACAGAATTATTGAATTGAATGCTAAACCCTGACAAGGTCAAACCATGATGTGGATAATTATTGCCAATATATGCATTTAGCGATACTGTTTTGGGAGATCATTTATTTGCAATGATAGAATAAAGCCCCGGGTTCAAAAGAGAAACAAAATATATCGGGGTTTAGGGTACAGGAGGGATGCTTATTTTGGGTATTGGATATGTCAACACCTATGGGAACAAGAGTGCTTAAAGACCATATAAGGAATGTTGATAACTGGTATCTTTTATATCAAAAAGGGGAAGATAATAATATGGAAATAATGAAAGGCAGTTTTAAAGAGTTATGTGCTCGATTTTTGGTTAGTTCTTTTATCTTGATACTGGCAGCTTGTGCGAGCAGTAAACCCCCGACCCAAGAGTTGGCAACAACAGAAGCTGCGATCAATCAGGCAGATCAGGTTGGTGCAAAAGAGTATGCACCTCTCGAAATTCGGGAAGCTCGAAAGAAGCTTCAGAAAGCAAAAGAGCTGGTTGAGAAAAAAGAGCATGAAAAAGCAAAACGGCTTGCTTCGCGTGCAGAAATCGATGCAGAGTTGGCAGAAGCAAAAGCGCTTTCTGAGAAATCTCAAAATGCTGTTGAGCAGTTGAGGGAAAGTATTAGGCTATTGGAAAAAGAGATTAAGAGAAATCAAAAAAAGCAATAGCATCATGTCTTATACAAGGCTGGCATTATATAAAATACTGGTTGTTTTCTTATTAATAGGTTGTGGCGGCCCACCGGAGAAAAATCCATTGCTGCAAGAGGCCAGTAGTGAGTATCAAAAGGCTGAAAATGACTCCCTTATTGTAACTAAG includes the following:
- the uvrB gene encoding excinuclease ABC subunit UvrB — protein: MSNFDLQSPWPPAGDQPQAIEELVEGIEDGDKYQTLLGITGSGKTRTVADVIDQVERPTLVMSHNKTLAAQLYRELSDFFPNNRVEFFISYYDYYQPEAYLSSQDKYIEKDLSINDEIQRLRLRATSSLLSGRRDVIIVSSVSCIYGIGSPSEYQKLIITLETGTEIPRNKLLYDLVDLHYTRNDREFSRGTFRVRGDVVDLYPAYAEDGLRISFWGDEIEKMEIVDPESGDVLDTVQEFKIYPASHYVTTEDRLNEAIDQIRDELNWRIGTLNDEGKYLEAKRLEQRTLFDIEMMQEIGYCSGIENYSRYLSNRKPGERPYCLFDYFPDDFMLVVDESHQTVPQISAMYGGDRSRKVELVENGFRLPSAMDNRPLTFEEWESVINQAIFVSATPSDYELEKSGGVFVEQIVRPTGLMEPEIEVRPVDNQIDDLLEEIQKRIADGDRVLCITLTKRLSEELSEYLKSVGISAAYMHSELNAMERVEVLFKFRRGDFDVLVGINLLREGIDIPELSLVAILDADKEGFLRSETSLFQIIGRAARNVEGKAIMYADKITDSMQTVIDETERRRKIQKEYNEEHGITPKTIEKELKPLVDPALISNKSFDLKDTGDGEDEDALEVVKVAEEGIKYKANPAMKEVTFDNKEEFMEYLQETMYNAAQNMEFEEAARIRDQIEQLKEEL
- the trmD gene encoding tRNA (guanosine(37)-N1)-methyltransferase TrmD, yielding MRIDIISAVPQLLESPLQHSIVANAQENDLVEIHTHDLRDYSEDKHNKVDDYPYGGGAGMVLTPQPIFSCVKHLQSQREYDEIIFTAPNGDPFVQESANKLSICKNLMFLCGHYKGVDQRVIDTLITKTYTIGDFVLSGGELPALAMVDAIVRLLPGALGDSESALTDSFQNDLLEGPVYTRPADFEGMEVPKVLRSGDHQKVKEWRFEQSLERTKKVRPDIYKKFRNEQ
- a CDS encoding class I SAM-dependent methyltransferase → MSTLAYLKSFFKDKDVASVTPTSRFCVRKVCRPIDFSKDITIVEYGAGAGVFSRYLLQHMTNDSHLYLFETNEILFEKLQQINDSRVTSYDQSVEFANQLLPKDIVGTVDFIISGIPFSFLDPDTKSSVLNQSYQLLRVGGEFLAYQTSGHLKDPLEETFGNVSTRWEWRNIPPMTVYRAEKR
- the rpsP gene encoding 30S ribosomal protein S16, yielding MLRIRLQRRGRKKRPIHHIVVADNRKPRDGRIIEDLGRFDNVTPKNQLTLNRERAIHWLKKGAQPSDTVRSIFKNQGIMYEMHLLRWGKSEEEIEEALTEWREKREEKEEDVPTRKERQQALLDAEEKEFQKQLKKKAEEAAREKAKQEALAAEEEEDEADEEVEAEEDKAEEAETEETQEAAEQEESEEVETQEDTADEDKEDDTEEAAAETEEEDKTDDDAEEEVEASDDEEEDEDNDSDEDSEAKTSSDMLAKEAIEHIENTPLDELEGFVTDDEDRVTVQRALDDKKENS
- the rplS gene encoding 50S ribosomal protein L19, producing MDKLKLAEQTLIKDEYPEFKTGDTVNVHYKVREGDKERIQKFEGLVISRRGSGANQTFMVRKISAGNIGVERIFPLYSPFVSKIELKKQGDIKRSKLYYLRDRRGKSARIKEKDQNQETVRKLNREAEQKAAENNENSSEEE
- the ffh gene encoding signal recognition particle protein yields the protein MFQDLSSKLDDAFQKLKGESKITDVNIAETVREIRRALLDADVNYEVAKQFTNDIKERAMGEDVLSAVNPGQQFTKVVHDELTQILGQERVDLSVAHTPPTVILIAGLQGSGKTTFSAKLAKYLKEENNRNPILAAADVYRPAAIDQLKTLANTIDTPVYSIDQKDAVRVAKEAVSMAKSLALDTVIIDTAGRMHVDEKMMNEVAEIKEAVQPDETLFIVDSMTGQDAVNTAKEFNDTINYDGVVLTKLDGDTRGGAALSIKNVVQKPIKFVSTGEKLDALSPFYPERMSQRILGMGDVVSLVEKAQKEFDEKEAQKLQKKIKSDSFDLDDFYQQLQQVKGMGNISDLVGMIPGAGKALQDADAELDEDSFKPIEAIICSMTPEEKHNPEILNATRKRRIAKGSGTRVSDINDLLKQFQQMKKMMKSFSGMGKIGQMMQGMKGMKGNLPFG
- the rimM gene encoding ribosome maturation factor RimM (Essential for efficient processing of 16S rRNA), which translates into the protein MLEPIENQYKQIGYISRSHGVKGDVLIIPDMYAPTLFDALDLVHIANTKGALVPARVESVRVQEKNNRLSFFVKFEHVTDRTQAEQLKNFTVYADREIVESLLDSDDLPLSLTSFDILEDGEVIGTVKALLENPAHPILEIETAEQEQLLVPFVDEYVVDIDVESENIQCKNLDQLRGL
- a CDS encoding DUF4398 domain-containing protein; this encodes MSTPMGTRVLKDHIRNVDNWYLLYQKGEDNNMEIMKGSFKELCARFLVSSFILILAACASSKPPTQELATTEAAINQADQVGAKEYAPLEIREARKKLQKAKELVEKKEHEKAKRLASRAEIDAELAEAKALSEKSQNAVEQLRESIRLLEKEIKRNQKKQ